The following coding sequences lie in one Desulfatiglans anilini DSM 4660 genomic window:
- a CDS encoding rhodanese-like domain-containing protein produces the protein MISIKHLFGHVDSLPPEEVKAFMAGHEAGTYTFLDVRQPGEYEKGHIPGARLIPLPELEGRTGELRRDQPLFVY, from the coding sequence ATGATTTCCATCAAACATCTGTTCGGGCACGTCGATTCCCTGCCGCCGGAGGAGGTCAAGGCCTTCATGGCCGGGCACGAGGCGGGAACTTACACCTTCCTGGATGTCCGCCAGCCGGGCGAGTACGAGAAGGGGCATATCCCCGGGGCCCGGCTGATCCCCCTGCCCGAGCTCGAGGGCAGGACGGGGGAGTTGAGGCGGGATCAACCGCTCTTCGTCTACTGA
- the rpe gene encoding ribulose-phosphate 3-epimerase, whose protein sequence is MGKIAPSILSADFTRLGEEIRAVEAAGADMIHIDVMDGHFVPNITIGPLIVEAARRATTLPLDVHLMISDPDHYVGEFAKAGADILTVHPETLRHLHRSIHAIKDLGVQAAVSLNPATGLEVLEYVLSDLDMVLLMTVNPGFGGQRFIPAVIPKIELLRRMIEERGLRTAVEVDGGIGPDTIGKVAAAGADVFVAGSAIFGTADYAGTIRLMRERMYGPIQS, encoded by the coding sequence TTGGGAAAGATAGCCCCTTCCATCCTTTCGGCCGATTTCACGCGGCTCGGGGAAGAGATCCGCGCAGTGGAGGCCGCCGGGGCCGATATGATCCACATCGATGTCATGGACGGGCATTTCGTGCCCAACATCACCATCGGGCCCCTGATCGTCGAGGCGGCGCGGCGGGCGACCACGCTGCCGCTGGACGTCCACCTGATGATCTCCGACCCGGACCACTATGTGGGCGAGTTCGCCAAGGCCGGCGCGGACATCCTGACGGTCCACCCGGAGACCCTGCGCCACCTCCACCGGAGCATCCACGCCATCAAGGACCTCGGCGTGCAGGCCGCCGTTTCCCTCAATCCTGCGACCGGCCTGGAGGTCCTGGAATACGTCCTGTCCGACCTCGACATGGTGCTGTTGATGACGGTGAACCCGGGGTTCGGCGGCCAGCGGTTCATCCCGGCGGTCATCCCGAAGATCGAGCTGCTGCGGCGGATGATCGAGGAGAGGGGGCTTCGGACCGCCGTCGAGGTGGACGGCGGGATCGGACCGGATACGATCGGGAAGGTCGCGGCGGCCGGGGCGGATGTCTTCGTGGCGGGGTCCGCCATCTTCGGCACGGCCGACTATGCCGGGACGATCCGACTGATGCGTGAGCGCATGTACGGGCCGATCCAATCCTAG